A single genomic interval of Deferribacter autotrophicus harbors:
- the nuoH gene encoding NADH-quinone oxidoreductase subunit NuoH, which produces MLVGIILTVIKILIVITVLLLSVAYMTWAERKVIGHMQVRLGPTHVGWKGLLQPIADGLKLLMKEDIVPDMVDKPVYIIAPLLSLIPALSAFAVIPFADKFVIFGKEVQPYISDINIGLLYILALSSVGTYGIIMSGWASNSKYALLGSLRSSAQVISYETAMGLALVGPVLLAGSLSLRDITIAQKGLWFIVPQFVAFVIYLISAIAETNRAPFDLPEAETELVAGFHVEYSSMKFALFFLAEYANMYVVSAIATIVFLGGWNGPILPGFVWFVIKVLFIMFFYLWLRATLPRLRFDQLMSLGWKVLIPIALANVLITSIIVYIVR; this is translated from the coding sequence ATGTTAGTGGGGATAATTTTAACAGTTATTAAGATCCTAATTGTTATCACTGTACTTCTGTTGAGTGTAGCTTATATGACATGGGCAGAGAGGAAGGTTATCGGTCATATGCAGGTAAGGCTTGGTCCTACCCATGTGGGTTGGAAAGGTTTACTGCAGCCTATTGCTGACGGTTTGAAGTTATTAATGAAAGAAGATATTGTGCCTGATATGGTGGATAAACCTGTATATATTATTGCACCATTACTCAGTTTAATACCTGCATTAAGTGCCTTTGCTGTTATCCCTTTTGCTGATAAGTTTGTTATTTTTGGTAAAGAGGTACAACCTTATATTTCAGATATAAATATTGGTCTTTTGTACATTTTGGCGCTTTCATCTGTGGGTACATATGGTATTATTATGTCTGGTTGGGCATCAAACTCCAAATATGCACTCCTTGGTAGTTTAAGATCATCTGCACAGGTTATCAGTTATGAGACTGCTATGGGACTGGCGTTAGTTGGTCCAGTGTTGTTGGCAGGTTCACTTTCTTTAAGAGATATTACTATTGCCCAAAAAGGATTGTGGTTTATTGTTCCGCAATTTGTCGCATTTGTTATATACCTTATTTCTGCTATAGCAGAAACAAACAGAGCTCCATTTGACCTACCTGAAGCAGAAACAGAGCTTGTTGCTGGTTTCCATGTAGAATACTCTAGTATGAAGTTTGCGCTCTTTTTCTTAGCAGAATACGCAAATATGTATGTGGTTTCTGCTATTGCAACAATAGTATTTTTAGGTGGATGGAATGGACCAATTTTACCAGGATTTGTTTGGTTTGTTATAAAGGTTCTCTTCATTATGTTCTTCTATCTATGGTTAAGAGCGACTTTGCCAAGGTTAAGATTCGACCAGTTGATGTCACTTGGTTGGAAAGTCCTTATTCCAATTGCGCTAGCTAACGTACTTATTACATCTATTATTGTATATATCGTGAGATAG
- the nuoI gene encoding NADH-quinone oxidoreductase subunit NuoI yields MARNIFDYVFFTEIMQGLGVTLKHMFKKPVTYKYPFEATPIFERFRGVHYMKTDEQGKPKCVGCYLCERVCPSECIHIETDAGPNGERLIRKYEIELDRCIYCGFCEEACPVDAIHMGRSYDVVRPTRDGYRVNIKFLVKKYKEYIEEGKGE; encoded by the coding sequence ATGGCGAGGAATATATTTGACTACGTATTTTTTACTGAAATAATGCAGGGGCTTGGTGTAACTCTGAAACATATGTTTAAAAAACCAGTTACATATAAATATCCCTTTGAGGCCACCCCTATTTTTGAAAGATTTAGGGGCGTTCATTACATGAAAACGGATGAACAAGGTAAGCCAAAATGTGTTGGTTGTTATTTATGTGAAAGAGTTTGCCCATCAGAATGTATCCATATTGAAACGGATGCAGGTCCAAATGGAGAAAGATTAATTAGGAAATACGAGATAGAGCTTGATAGGTGTATTTACTGTGGATTTTGTGAAGAAGCATGTCCAGTTGATGCAATCCACATGGGCAGAAGCTATGATGTTGTTAGACCAACAAGAGATGGTTACAGGGTTAATATTAAGTTTTTGGTTAAAAAGTATAAAGAATATATAGAAGAAGGTAAAGGAGAATAA
- a CDS encoding NADH-quinone oxidoreductase subunit J family protein: MEQVAFYILAFLAIVSALFMITRINPVHSALWMLLTFFSVAGIFVQLNAEFIAAIQVLVYAGAILVLYLFVVMLLNPKSHGFIKIPFRYALGTIVSIILVVQVFIAIKTSNILGHEGGITDQMIKEMGNVKLFGKELFTNYLVPFEVASILLLVAMIGAIVLAKKE, from the coding sequence ATGGAGCAGGTGGCATTTTATATTTTGGCGTTTTTAGCCATTGTATCAGCACTATTTATGATAACAAGAATTAACCCTGTCCATTCAGCCCTGTGGATGTTGTTAACCTTTTTTAGTGTAGCTGGTATTTTTGTACAGCTTAATGCAGAATTTATAGCTGCAATCCAGGTCTTGGTTTATGCAGGAGCTATTTTGGTTCTGTATCTCTTTGTAGTTATGTTGCTTAATCCAAAATCGCATGGATTTATCAAAATACCTTTTAGGTATGCTTTGGGAACCATTGTTTCAATAATACTAGTTGTGCAAGTTTTTATAGCAATTAAGACAAGCAATATTCTCGGACATGAAGGTGGGATTACTGATCAGATGATTAAAGAGATGGGGAATGTTAAACTGTTTGGTAAAGAACTGTTTACTAATTACCTTGTACCATTTGAAGTTGCTTCTATCCTTTTGCTTGTGGCGATGATTGGTGCAATTGTTCTGGCGAAGAAAGAGTAG
- the nuoK gene encoding NADH-quinone oxidoreductase subunit NuoK, with protein sequence MEMTLQHYLILSAILFGIGITGVLIRRNLIVMFMSLELMLNAVNINLAAYSKYLHTMTGQIFIVFVMCVAAAEAAVGLALIITLFRNKATINADEINSLRG encoded by the coding sequence ATGGAAATGACATTGCAGCATTACTTGATATTAAGCGCGATACTCTTCGGTATTGGAATTACTGGAGTACTTATCAGAAGAAACTTAATAGTAATGTTTATGTCGCTGGAATTGATGTTAAATGCTGTTAATATAAATTTGGCCGCTTATTCGAAATATTTACATACAATGACTGGTCAAATTTTTATCGTTTTTGTTATGTGTGTGGCTGCTGCTGAGGCTGCTGTAGGGTTGGCGTTGATAATTACACTTTTCAGAAATAAAGCCACAATAAATGCTGATGAAATCAATTCACTAAGAGGATAG
- the nuoL gene encoding NADH-quinone oxidoreductase subunit L has product MIELGILIAPLAAFLINGIFGRLYIKRNAHYVAIAGVLVSLALAIMTFFKVAGGYRVDATVYEWVIAGKITIPFGILIDPLSSIMLIVVTFVSTMVHIYSIGYMHHDPGYWRFFTYLSMFTLSMLILVLGNNFLMLFVGWELVGLSSYALIGFWFHKKSAADASKKAFVVNRIGDFGFYIGLLLVIMTFKSLTYQDAFNYEIIEHVKNTTFNVFGLDLSLLDLMTFGLFCGAIGKSAQFPLHVWLPDAMEGPTPVSALIHAATMVTAGVYMVARCNPLFSEAHITSNIVVFVGAATALLGATIGLTQYDFKRVLAYSTVSQLGYMIMATGVGAYVAGIFHLFTHAFFKALLFLCSGSVMHAMQDELDIRKMGGLLNKMKITGYTFLIGCIAIAGIPPFAGFFSKDEILAMTFASGHKFAWFVGTVVAFMTAFYMFRLWWYVFVGQPRDKHLYDHAHESPWQMTFPLILLAIMSVLAGFFGFPPEHGFIHKFLEPVLVPEHFHIPHLSAGTSYGLMALSVVVAAAGIYVSYLYYVKMPELPAKTVKTFRPVHKFFYNKWYFDELYDVLFVQPIIMISKFLWKGFDANFIDFIVNAFGWVAQFLGRFFRIIQTGRIQTYIFTFVLGVILLLTIFYMV; this is encoded by the coding sequence ATGATTGAGTTAGGTATACTAATAGCGCCATTAGCTGCATTTTTAATAAACGGGATATTTGGAAGGCTTTACATAAAGAGGAATGCTCACTATGTGGCTATTGCCGGTGTTTTGGTATCATTAGCTTTGGCTATTATGACGTTTTTTAAGGTTGCCGGCGGATATAGAGTAGATGCCACTGTTTATGAATGGGTTATTGCTGGAAAGATTACAATCCCTTTTGGTATTCTTATAGATCCGCTTTCATCAATAATGCTTATTGTTGTAACATTTGTTAGTACTATGGTACATATCTATTCTATCGGTTATATGCATCATGATCCTGGATACTGGAGATTCTTTACATATTTATCAATGTTTACCCTTTCAATGTTAATTTTAGTACTGGGTAACAACTTCTTAATGCTTTTTGTTGGATGGGAATTGGTTGGTTTATCTTCTTATGCATTGATCGGTTTCTGGTTTCATAAAAAGAGTGCTGCAGATGCCTCTAAAAAAGCATTTGTAGTAAACAGAATTGGTGACTTCGGATTTTATATAGGTTTGCTACTTGTAATTATGACATTCAAAAGTCTAACATATCAGGATGCTTTTAATTATGAAATTATTGAGCATGTTAAGAATACTACATTTAATGTTTTTGGACTGGATTTGAGCCTTCTTGACTTAATGACATTCGGATTGTTCTGCGGTGCGATTGGTAAATCTGCACAGTTTCCACTTCATGTGTGGTTGCCTGATGCGATGGAAGGTCCTACACCAGTTTCTGCATTAATCCACGCTGCTACAATGGTTACTGCTGGTGTTTATATGGTAGCTAGATGTAATCCACTTTTCTCAGAAGCTCATATTACAAGTAATATAGTGGTTTTTGTTGGTGCTGCTACAGCATTACTTGGTGCGACAATCGGTTTAACACAGTATGACTTCAAGAGAGTTTTGGCTTATTCAACAGTGAGCCAGTTAGGTTATATGATTATGGCTACCGGTGTTGGTGCCTATGTGGCAGGTATTTTCCACCTTTTTACACACGCATTTTTTAAGGCACTATTGTTCCTTTGTTCTGGTAGCGTAATGCATGCTATGCAGGATGAACTTGATATTAGAAAAATGGGTGGACTTTTAAATAAAATGAAGATTACGGGCTATACATTCTTGATTGGATGTATAGCAATTGCAGGAATTCCACCTTTTGCTGGTTTCTTCAGTAAGGATGAAATCTTAGCTATGACATTTGCAAGTGGGCATAAATTTGCTTGGTTTGTAGGTACTGTTGTAGCATTTATGACGGCATTTTATATGTTTAGATTGTGGTGGTACGTATTTGTTGGACAGCCAAGGGATAAACACCTTTATGATCATGCCCATGAATCACCATGGCAAATGACATTTCCTTTGATACTTTTGGCTATTATGTCAGTATTGGCAGGATTCTTCGGATTTCCACCTGAGCATGGGTTTATCCATAAATTCCTTGAGCCTGTTCTTGTGCCTGAGCATTTCCATATACCACACTTATCAGCTGGTACAAGCTACGGCTTAATGGCTCTTTCAGTTGTTGTTGCTGCAGCGGGTATTTATGTATCATACTTATACTATGTTAAAATGCCTGAATTACCTGCTAAGACAGTTAAGACATTTAGACCTGTACATAAATTTTTCTATAACAAATGGTATTTTGATGAGTTGTACGATGTACTTTTTGTACAGCCAATTATAATGATTTCAAAATTCTTGTGGAAAGGGTTCGATGCAAATTTCATCGACTTCATAGTAAATGCCTTTGGATGGGTGGCTCAGTTTCTTGGTAGATTTTTCAGGATTATTCAAACAGGAAGAATACAGACATACATATTCACTTTTGTACTTGGTGTAATACTATTATTAACAATTTTCTATATGGTGTAG
- a CDS encoding NADH-quinone oxidoreductase subunit M: MMGNILSILIFFPVVAALVIFALWRSGKATMWAAFVASVIEFILTMPLMWNFDKGTAAMQFVERYDWVKAWGISYYVGVDGISILMVFLTTLLTAISILASFKYIGKRQREFYIAMLILEAAIVGVFVALDFFLFYIFWEAMLIPMYLIIGVWGGKRRVYAAIKFFLYTLAGSVLMMLAIIALYFKHGQLTGEYTFDILKITAASAQYSLGFQTIVFLAFFLGFAIKVPMFPFHTWLPDAHVEAPTAGSVILAGVLLKMGTYGFLRFCLPITPIASIKFVPLVAILSVVAIIYGALVAMVQEDVKKLVAYSSVSHMGFVTLGIYALNQSGIEGGILQMFNHGIITGALFLLIGLIYERTHTRLIADYGGIAQKVPVYATIFAIFTFGSIGLPSMGAFIGEFLVLVGAFKAFSDYAIIAASGVIFAAVYMLWMYQRVFFQQFNSRWENIEDVNVREFIYLFPLIIIVFWVGVYPETFTSYMHESVKNLIEQINTVKIALK; this comes from the coding sequence ATGATGGGTAATATTTTATCAATTCTGATTTTCTTCCCAGTTGTAGCGGCACTTGTGATATTCGCCCTATGGAGAAGTGGTAAAGCTACAATGTGGGCTGCATTTGTTGCAAGTGTTATCGAATTCATTCTCACAATGCCTTTGATGTGGAATTTTGATAAAGGTACTGCAGCAATGCAGTTTGTTGAGAGATATGATTGGGTTAAAGCTTGGGGGATTAGCTATTATGTAGGTGTGGATGGGATATCCATCTTAATGGTATTTCTTACAACTCTTTTAACAGCAATATCAATCTTAGCATCATTTAAATATATAGGTAAAAGGCAAAGAGAGTTTTACATTGCAATGCTTATTTTAGAAGCGGCAATTGTTGGTGTGTTTGTTGCATTGGATTTCTTCCTTTTCTACATTTTTTGGGAAGCAATGCTCATACCTATGTATCTCATTATTGGTGTTTGGGGCGGCAAAAGAAGGGTTTACGCTGCTATCAAATTCTTCCTCTACACACTTGCAGGTTCAGTATTAATGATGCTTGCAATTATAGCTCTTTACTTCAAACATGGACAGCTAACAGGTGAATATACATTTGATATATTAAAAATAACTGCAGCTAGTGCTCAATATTCACTAGGATTCCAAACAATAGTATTTTTAGCATTCTTCTTGGGATTTGCAATTAAGGTACCTATGTTTCCATTCCATACATGGTTGCCTGATGCACACGTGGAAGCACCAACTGCAGGTTCTGTAATACTTGCTGGTGTACTTTTGAAAATGGGTACTTATGGTTTCTTGAGATTCTGTTTACCTATTACACCGATTGCTTCAATTAAGTTTGTACCTCTTGTGGCCATACTATCTGTAGTGGCTATCATTTATGGAGCACTGGTAGCTATGGTTCAGGAGGATGTGAAAAAGCTTGTTGCATATTCTTCTGTGAGTCACATGGGTTTTGTAACATTAGGTATATATGCACTTAATCAATCAGGTATTGAAGGTGGCATTCTTCAGATGTTCAATCACGGTATAATTACAGGTGCACTCTTCTTATTAATTGGTTTGATTTATGAAAGAACACATACAAGATTGATTGCAGATTATGGTGGTATTGCTCAAAAAGTACCTGTATATGCAACAATTTTTGCAATATTTACCTTCGGTTCTATTGGTCTTCCAAGTATGGGAGCGTTTATAGGTGAATTTCTTGTGCTTGTTGGTGCTTTTAAGGCATTTTCAGATTATGCTATAATAGCAGCTTCTGGTGTAATTTTTGCAGCTGTTTATATGCTTTGGATGTATCAGAGAGTATTTTTCCAGCAGTTTAACAGTAGGTGGGAAAATATTGAAGATGTGAATGTAAGAGAGTTTATCTATCTGTTTCCACTTATAATTATTGTATTTTGGGTGGGTGTGTATCCAGAGACATTCACTTCATATATGCATGAAAGTGTTAAGAACCTGATAGAACAAATAAATACAGTTAAAATAGCGCTTAAATAG
- a CDS encoding NADH-quinone oxidoreductase subunit N produces MAQSIVSILPEILMTIFGLLLIVIDVLAGEDRKSGVGYFGIAFVLLALIASIPPFNGFKIFGFNKMVVWDVYSYAFFLTFAFAYIMSTLGSVDYLKDRGINKGEYYVIMFFSIIGMMFMVSATDLSVFYLGLETMAISMYILAGYNKKELTSNEAGIKYFIMGAFSSGIFLYGLTYVFGYTGSTKYHIIAEFIRNNGVSHFSIIFGLILMFAGFAFKISAFPFHMWAPDVYSGAPTPVAGFMTVAPKAAAFGGMVRFLMVAGVPVVEKWQLFFAILAVLTMTYGNLVAIAQNNVKRMLAYSAISHAGYMLIGLVAANDIGYQAIALYTMIYAFMNIGAFTLLSVLKNKGIIDDERLESFAGLAKKHPLYSLAMLLFMFSLAGIPPLAGFIGKFYIFMAAIKAKIYWLAIIGVLNSAIACYYYMRVTVYMYFKEAEYDVEANLRPAAFIATFIASVVVLLLTVFPSLLINIVKSMIV; encoded by the coding sequence ATGGCACAAAGTATCGTATCAATATTGCCTGAAATTTTAATGACGATTTTTGGCCTCTTACTGATTGTGATAGATGTATTGGCCGGTGAGGACAGAAAATCTGGAGTGGGGTATTTTGGGATTGCTTTTGTTTTATTGGCATTGATTGCGTCAATTCCTCCATTTAATGGATTTAAAATATTCGGTTTTAACAAAATGGTTGTTTGGGATGTGTACTCTTATGCATTTTTTCTAACATTTGCTTTTGCTTATATAATGAGTACGCTTGGCTCTGTTGATTACCTTAAAGATAGAGGGATCAACAAAGGTGAATATTACGTTATAATGTTTTTCAGTATCATTGGTATGATGTTTATGGTTAGTGCTACAGATTTATCTGTATTTTATCTTGGCTTAGAGACAATGGCTATTTCTATGTATATACTTGCTGGGTACAACAAAAAAGAATTGACTTCCAATGAGGCAGGTATAAAATATTTTATAATGGGTGCATTCTCATCAGGAATCTTTTTATATGGTTTGACTTATGTATTCGGGTATACAGGTAGTACTAAGTACCATATTATTGCAGAGTTTATTAGAAATAACGGCGTTTCACATTTTAGCATAATCTTTGGGTTAATATTAATGTTTGCAGGATTTGCATTCAAAATTTCAGCGTTTCCATTCCATATGTGGGCGCCTGATGTTTATAGTGGGGCACCAACTCCGGTAGCTGGATTCATGACAGTAGCACCCAAAGCAGCAGCATTTGGTGGTATGGTTAGATTTTTAATGGTTGCAGGTGTGCCAGTTGTTGAAAAATGGCAGTTGTTCTTTGCAATATTAGCTGTGTTAACAATGACATATGGTAATTTGGTGGCTATTGCTCAAAACAATGTTAAAAGGATGCTTGCTTATTCAGCAATTTCACATGCTGGATATATGTTGATAGGCTTGGTTGCTGCAAATGATATTGGTTATCAAGCTATAGCATTGTATACAATGATTTATGCTTTTATGAATATCGGTGCATTTACATTACTTTCAGTGCTTAAAAATAAAGGGATAATTGATGATGAAAGATTAGAAAGCTTTGCTGGATTGGCTAAAAAACATCCATTATATTCCCTTGCAATGTTACTATTTATGTTCTCATTGGCAGGTATTCCACCACTTGCAGGGTTTATCGGTAAATTTTACATCTTTATGGCAGCAATAAAAGCTAAAATTTACTGGCTTGCCATTATCGGTGTATTGAACAGTGCAATTGCATGCTACTACTATATGAGAGTTACAGTATACATGTACTTTAAAGAAGCTGAATACGATGTAGAAGCTAATTTAAGACCAGCAGCGTTTATTGCAACGTTTATAGCATCTGTTGTAGTATTGCTTTTAACAGTATTCCCAAGCTTATTAATTAATATTGTTAAGAGTATGATTGTTTAA
- a CDS encoding ferritin-like domain-containing protein has product MSEITLKKALEDALDKEQKAHDFYMKLYDLLSDLGAKAIIKELAEEEVKHREMITKAMETGKIEHIGLDTKFYTTDLGIAQMVLPQVITEDMSVQDVLRIAMKHEDNSRIFYEKLAEKFAGSEAEEFFRRMAVEEANHRNKIQNIYDDIVYDEN; this is encoded by the coding sequence ATGAGTGAAATTACACTGAAAAAAGCGCTGGAAGATGCGCTTGATAAAGAGCAGAAGGCTCATGATTTTTATATGAAACTTTACGATTTGCTAAGTGATCTTGGTGCAAAAGCTATTATTAAAGAGTTGGCTGAAGAGGAAGTGAAACATAGAGAAATGATTACGAAAGCTATGGAAACAGGGAAGATTGAACATATAGGACTTGATACTAAATTTTATACTACAGATTTGGGTATAGCACAAATGGTTCTTCCGCAGGTGATTACTGAAGATATGTCAGTTCAGGATGTATTAAGAATAGCTATGAAACATGAAGATAATTCAAGAATATTTTACGAAAAGCTTGCAGAAAAATTTGCTGGAAGTGAAGCAGAAGAGTTCTTTAGAAGAATGGCCGTTGAAGAGGCAAATCATCGAAATAAGATACAGAATATTTATGACGATATAGTTTATGATGAGAACTAA
- a CDS encoding late competence development ComFB family protein translates to MAKINIYDVEKIKNINEKRVWDLLVQFYETHSEYCTCRDCILDVVSITLNTIPPHYQVSDDPAPAIKKISDEDILKTIKEAADRVAKYPHHI, encoded by the coding sequence ATGGCTAAAATCAACATTTATGATGTCGAAAAAATAAAAAATATTAATGAAAAGAGAGTCTGGGATCTATTAGTTCAATTTTATGAAACTCATTCTGAGTATTGTACATGTAGAGACTGTATTTTGGATGTTGTTTCAATTACTTTGAACACAATACCTCCTCATTATCAAGTTTCAGACGATCCTGCCCCTGCAATTAAAAAAATAAGTGACGAAGATATTTTAAAGACAATAAAAGAAGCTGCTGATAGAGTGGCAAAATACCCACATCACATATAA
- a CDS encoding NAD(P)H-dependent glycerol-3-phosphate dehydrogenase produces the protein MQEKIAVIGGGSWGTALANLLSDNNHDVSLYVLEEEVKESINKKHENSIFLKGIELNKRLKCFLFEELSADFDKILWVVPTQFTRDTLVKFKELLNDKHVIVATKGIEIKHKKFVHEIFEEVVNVKLSVLSGPSFAKEVALRKPTAVSIASFDNSEAKLWQRIFSNEYFRCYTLDDVVGVEVGGAMKNVIAIATGISDGLGFGNNARAGIITRGLREITRLGLKMGGKLETFMGLSGMGDLVLTCTGELSRNRTVGIRLGKGEKIEEITESTKMIAEGVYTVKAAYELAKKLEIEMPITEEVYKIIYESKDPQESFYDIMRRPLKEENI, from the coding sequence TTGCAAGAGAAAATAGCAGTTATCGGTGGTGGTAGTTGGGGCACAGCATTAGCAAATTTATTGTCAGATAATAATCACGACGTATCGCTTTATGTGCTTGAAGAAGAAGTAAAAGAATCGATCAATAAAAAGCATGAAAATAGTATATTTCTAAAAGGTATAGAGCTAAATAAAAGACTTAAATGTTTTCTTTTTGAAGAATTGAGTGCAGATTTTGATAAGATATTATGGGTTGTCCCTACGCAATTCACAAGAGATACGTTAGTAAAGTTTAAAGAATTGTTAAATGATAAACATGTAATTGTTGCAACAAAAGGGATAGAAATAAAACATAAAAAATTTGTTCATGAGATTTTTGAAGAAGTTGTAAATGTCAAACTATCCGTATTATCAGGCCCTTCTTTTGCGAAGGAAGTTGCCTTGAGGAAACCTACCGCTGTTAGCATAGCATCATTTGATAATAGTGAGGCTAAGTTATGGCAACGGATATTTTCCAATGAATATTTTAGATGCTACACGTTGGACGATGTCGTTGGGGTAGAAGTTGGTGGAGCAATGAAAAATGTAATAGCCATTGCTACAGGAATATCTGATGGGCTTGGTTTTGGTAATAATGCCAGGGCTGGAATTATCACTCGGGGACTAAGAGAGATTACCCGACTTGGTTTGAAGATGGGTGGTAAATTAGAGACTTTTATGGGTTTGTCTGGGATGGGAGATTTAGTGCTTACCTGTACTGGTGAATTAAGCAGAAATAGAACTGTGGGGATAAGACTTGGAAAAGGTGAAAAGATTGAAGAAATAACTGAGAGTACGAAAATGATTGCTGAAGGTGTTTATACAGTAAAAGCTGCGTATGAACTTGCTAAAAAATTGGAAATTGAGATGCCTATAACTGAAGAGGTATATAAAATAATTTACGAGTCAAAAGATCCTCAAGAATCATTTTATGACATAATGAGAAGGCCGCTTAAAGAAGAAAATATATAG
- a CDS encoding branched-chain amino acid transaminase — protein sequence MFEGGKLIWKNGEYLNWEDATTHVLTHTLHYGVGVFEGIRCYETDEGPAVFRLKEHVKRLFESAKIFMMKIPFSEEEIFDAILDTVKKNELKSCYIRPIVYYGYKSLGLSVNDEFPVDIVIAAWSWGAYLGEEGIKNGIRVKTSSFNRFHVNTIATRAKACGNYITSVLAKREALMSGYDEALFLDPDGYVAEGSGENVFIIKDGVVYTPPVTSILKGITRDSIITIARDLGYEVIERRFTRDEMYIADEAFFTGTAAEVTPIRELDGRPIGIGKRGEITEKIQSTFFDIVKGKNKKYSDWLAFVK from the coding sequence ATGTTTGAAGGTGGGAAGCTTATATGGAAAAATGGTGAATATTTAAATTGGGAGGATGCAACAACTCATGTTTTGACGCACACCCTACATTATGGTGTGGGAGTATTTGAAGGGATAAGATGTTATGAGACAGATGAAGGGCCTGCGGTGTTTAGGCTCAAAGAACATGTTAAAAGGCTTTTTGAATCAGCAAAGATATTCATGATGAAAATACCTTTTTCAGAGGAAGAAATATTTGATGCAATACTCGATACAGTGAAAAAAAATGAGCTTAAAAGCTGTTATATCAGACCTATAGTTTATTATGGATATAAAAGTTTGGGACTTTCAGTAAATGATGAATTTCCTGTTGATATAGTTATTGCTGCGTGGAGTTGGGGTGCATATCTAGGTGAAGAAGGGATAAAAAACGGTATAAGAGTGAAAACATCAAGCTTTAACAGATTTCATGTTAATACTATTGCAACTAGAGCTAAAGCTTGTGGTAATTACATTACTTCCGTACTGGCAAAAAGGGAAGCTTTGATGAGTGGTTATGATGAGGCACTCTTTTTAGATCCTGATGGATATGTGGCTGAAGGGAGTGGTGAAAACGTTTTTATAATCAAAGATGGTGTTGTATATACTCCACCTGTTACATCTATACTGAAAGGGATTACGAGAGATTCTATTATCACAATTGCTAGAGATTTGGGATATGAAGTAATTGAGAGAAGATTTACAAGGGATGAAATGTATATTGCAGATGAGGCGTTTTTTACTGGTACTGCAGCAGAAGTGACTCCTATCAGAGAACTTGACGGAAGACCTATAGGAATCGGTAAAAGAGGTGAGATAACAGAGAAAATTCAAAGTACATTTTTTGATATTGTAAAAGGTAAAAACAAAAAATACAGTGATTGGTTGGCTTTTGTTAAATGA